A genome region from Drosophila simulans strain w501 chromosome 2R, Prin_Dsim_3.1, whole genome shotgun sequence includes the following:
- the LOC6733317 gene encoding uncharacterized protein LOC6733317, with amino-acid sequence MEKSFPITPWKYGLLVTCILIVTCNVFFFSCGVTTWGSAVSVYGSYGSALCGGAVFGVAFLGMYVALKVSYKYSIYYLICSGLVIAALGSYLFTFTAMREQLMDRFEERMRELFERKTHSDDKMQPVHSLFGCCGIEGPQDYLQEEHGALPSSCCYAFDCSKPAHVYEEGCSTKAVATLRMQAELNYYSCMAIIALEFLGLFTAYHLGKARKYAKTKIKDEEAPIND; translated from the exons ACGTGCAACGTGTTCTTCTTCTCCTGCGGCGTGACCACCTGGGGTTCGGCCGTCTCCGTGTACGGCAGCTATGGGTCGGCACTTTGCGGAGGAGCTGTCTTCGGAGTCGCCTTCCTGGGCATGTACGTGGCCTTGAAGGTGTCGTACAAGTATTCCATATAC TACCTAATTTGCAGTGGCCTGGTTATAGCCGCACTGGGCTCCTACCTCTTCACCTTCACGGCGATGCGGGAGCAGCTGATGGACAGGTTCGAGGAGCGCATGCGCGAACTCTTCGAGCGGAAGACCCACAGCGACGACAAGATGCAGCCGGTGCACAGCCTCTTCGGCTGCTGCGGCATTGAGGGACCGCAGGACTACCTCCAGGAGGAGCACGGCGCCCtgcccagcagctgctgctacGCCTTCGACTGCTCCAAGCCGGCGCATGTCTACGAGGAGGGCTGCTCCACTAAGGCGGTGGCCACCCTGAGGATGCAGGCGGAGCTCAACTACTACAGCTGCATGGCGATCATTGCCCTCGAG TTCTTGGGCTTGTTCACGGCTTACCATTTGGGCAAGGCTCGCAAGTATGCCAAAACCAAGATAAAGGACGAGGAGGCCCCCATCAACGACTGA
- the LOC6733318 gene encoding 23 kDa integral membrane protein, producing MGCTSGCVKCFLNTLNTLNALSGLSLIAIATLALSKAPLAYILFLYGLGGIIFVSAVLGCCGICMENVCMTATYGFLLLAQLIISLLGIFRFKFTEEYIEKFAAEEVQMKWDEELVEPGAMDIYQTVYECCGRDSPDDYVAIGRQTLPPSCYPQENPQMPHYLAGCVQKSSENFVVLFSYAHDTNWIAVGITILMMIAAFYLVGRFRKQRIRYSY from the exons ATGGGCTGCACTTCCGGTTGCGTTAAGTGTTTCCTTAACACTCTCAATACTTTGAATGCG CTTTCGGGTCTGTCCCTGATAGCCATTGCAACGTTGGCCCTCTCGAAAGCCCCTCTTGCCTACATTCTGTTTCTATATGGACTCGGTGGCATTATCTTCGTCTCGGCTGTGCTGGGATGCTGTGGGATCTGCATGGAGAACGTGTGCATGACCGCAACG TACGGCTTCCTGCTGTTGGCCCAGCTAATAATCAGCTTGCTGGGCATCTTCCGCTTCAAGTTCACTGAGGAATACATAGAGAAGTTTGCCGCCGAGGAGGTTCAGATGAAGTGGGACGAGGAGCTGGTGGAACCCGGCGCCATGGACATTTACCAGACAGTG TATGAGTGTTGTGGGCGTGATAGCCCCGACGACTACGTGGCCATCGGTCGTCAAACCTTGCCGCCCAGCTGCTATCCCCAGGAGAACCCCCAGATGCCCCACTATCTAGCTGGCTGTGTCCAGAAGTCCAGTGAGAACTTTGTGGTGCTCTTCAGCTACGCCCACGACACCAACTGGATCGCAGTGGGAATAACC ATTCTAATGATGATTGCCGCCTTTTACTTGGTCGGAAGATTCCGCAAGCAGCGCATTCGCTACAGCTACTAA
- the LOC6733319 gene encoding protein late bloomer, whose amino-acid sequence MGCATGTIKYSLFLFNALWAILGILVLIFGGLGWGAMPDSYAIGILVLGGIILVISLFGCCGAVRESPRMLWTYATLLLILLLLIVAFIILNPKDVFKKYALQTVENQWELEQTKPGSMDIIQKTYYCCGRDSAQDYLDIKFWNNTVPSSCCKDDSCVNPLNLYLRGCLEKVEEAFADEATTLGYLEWGLLGFNAAILLLAIILAIHYTNRRRRYNY is encoded by the exons ATGGGTTGCGCAACGGGCACCATAAAGTACTCGCTGTTCCTGTTCAATGCCTTATGGGCG ATACTTGGTATCCTGGTGCTCATCTTTGGCGGCCTCGGCTGGGGAGCAATGCCGGATTCATATGCCATCGGCATCTTGGTTCTGGGCGGAATTATCCTGGTAATATCCCTGTTTGGCTGCTGTGGAGCCGTTCGCGAATCGCCGCGCATGCTCTGGACG TATGCGACactgctgctgattttgctgCTACTTATAGTGGCGTTTATCATCCTGAATCCCAAAGATGTATTTAAAAAGTACGCCCTTCAAACGGTAGAGAATCAGTGGGAGCTGGAGCAGACGAAGCCTGGCAGTATGGATATTATTCAGAAGACG TACTATTGCTGTGGCCGCGACAGTGCCCAAGACTACTTGGATATCAAATTCTGGAACAATACCGTTCCAAGTAGCTGTTGCAAGGACGACAGCTGTGTGAATCCCCTGAATCTCTATCTGCGGGGCTGCCTCGAAAAAGTGGAGGAGGCTTTTGCAGATGAGGCAACCACTCTGGGCTATTTGGAGTGGGGTCTGCTCGGATTCAAC gcTGCCATTCTATTGCTGGCCATCATCTTGGCCATTCACTACACCAACCGGCGGAGACGATATAACTATTAG